One genomic window of Caenorhabditis elegans chromosome I includes the following:
- the W03F11.5 gene encoding uncharacterized protein (Confirmed by transcript evidence) yields MVGRIHVPRITILLLFITIFSGAKSYEEEEEVPRGIYHFSDTDRDIESSFKIPDFEALDPIRLASDLMSSAMKVDTKRKTLAGIQMPFSLTGRPMNLQIDGESHDAVSLVDDPKKRNNEKSMEVRRSDMTPDSRRAFLRARQVCLEQSADSCDEALDTFHRVRYGKSLLGGEEDGESEQYRSIIERRLKEVTKTSHSTSSPPGTSDPYTDSGSHEESDEIEENLEPLSRKPTSSGRFSHITLPKYHDKAHSFLRDIN; encoded by the exons ATGGTCGGACGAATTCATGTTCCGCGCATAACAATACTGCTTTTATTCATTACTATTTTCTCAGGAG caAAGTCctacgaagaagaagaagaagtgcCACGTGGAATCTACCACTTTAGTGACACCGACCGAGACATCGAATCGAGctttaaaattccagattttgaGGCA ctggaTCCAATCAGATTAGCCTCCGACCTAATGTCATCCGCAATGAAAGTTGACACAAAACGAAAGACactggcgggaattcaaatgcCATTTTCACTAACGGGAAGGCCTATGAACTTACAGATTGATGGAGAATCTCATGATGCCGTTAGTTTAGTAGATGATCCTAAGAAGAGGAACAATGAGAAGAGCATGGAAGTTAGGAG GTCCGACATGACTCCAGACTCGCGGCGAGCATTTTTACGGGCTCGTCAGGTATGCCTCGAGCAGTCTGCAGATTCTTGTGACGAGGCATTAGACACATTCCATCGCGTACGGTACGGGAAATCATTGCTCGGTGGGGAGGAGGACGGAGAGAGTGAGCAATATCGGAGCATTATCGAACGAAGGCTCAAGGAGGTGACTAAG ACGTCACATTCCACATCATCACCACCAGGAACTTCTGATCCATATACGGATTCCGGATCCCATGAAGAATCGGATGAAATAGAGGAGAATCTGGAGCCGCTTTCCAGAAAACCCACGTCATCAGGCCGCTTCTCCCATATCACATTACCAAAATATCATGACAAAGCACACAGTTTTCTTAGAGATATCAACTAG
- the ule-1 gene encoding Chitin-binding type-2 domain-containing protein (Confirmed by transcript evidence): MLFFLIFLGLMATASAKAGRCNEGDQDAHFDSNKFWKCEGGRWIVVTCQINYFYDATTGFCYLSRFPTTRPYPPPFPTRPRPTQGHRCYPGTRIPYPHDHTMFLECSTDGTEYIKRYCQPDAVFVQRENMCVAIQTTYRPTRTWPTTTTTPYYGACKESAGHDGYKPDVYNCKNFYQCASGLWTQRSCGEGTIWDQHKLTCDHNRGQCRPTSPTVQPTYQPTWRPTAYPPNEVKK; this comes from the exons ATGCTCTTCTTCCTCATTTTTCTGGGTCTGATGGCCACTGCTTCAGCAAAAG cgGGCCGCTGCAACGAAGGTGACCAGGACGCTCATTTTGATTCGAACAAATTCTGGAAATGTGAGGGTGGGCGGTGGATTGTTGTAACTTGTCAGATTAACTATTTTTATGATGCTACA actggCTTCTGCTACCTGTCCCGATTCCCAACTACCCGTCCTTACCCACCACCATTCCCGACTCGCCCCCGACCAACTCAGGGCCACCGCTGCTACCCTGGCACTAGAATCCCGTACCCACATGACCATACCATGTTCCTCGAGTGTTCAACTGATGGAACAGAGTATATTAAAAGATATTGCCAGCCTGATGCGGTTTTCGTGCAACGGGAGAACATGTGTGTGGCCATTCAGACCACGTACCGCCCGACGAGAACATGGCCGACGACTACAACTACTCCATACTATGGTGCATGCAAGGAATCTGCCGGTCATGATGGGTATAAGCCGGATGTTTACAATTGCAAGAATTTCTATCAGTGTGCTTCAG GCCTCTGGACCCAACGTAGCTGCGGAGAAGGGACCATCTGGGACCAGCACAAGCTGACGTGCGACCACAACCGTGGTCAGTGCCGTCCAACAAGCCCAACCGTTCAGCCGACGTATCAACCAACATGGCGTCCAACTGCCTACCCACCAAATGAGGTTAAGAAGTGA
- the ule-1 gene encoding Chitin-binding type-2 domain-containing protein (Confirmed by transcript evidence), translating into MFLECSTDGTEYIKRYCQPDAVFVQRENMCVAIQTTYRPTRTWPTTTTTPYYGACKESAGHDGYKPDVYNCKNFYQCASGLWTQRSCGEGTIWDQHKLTCDHNRGQCRPTSPTVQPTYQPTWRPTAYPPNEVKK; encoded by the exons ATGTTCCTCGAGTGTTCAACTGATGGAACAGAGTATATTAAAAGATATTGCCAGCCTGATGCGGTTTTCGTGCAACGGGAGAACATGTGTGTGGCCATTCAGACCACGTACCGCCCGACGAGAACATGGCCGACGACTACAACTACTCCATACTATGGTGCATGCAAGGAATCTGCCGGTCATGATGGGTATAAGCCGGATGTTTACAATTGCAAGAATTTCTATCAGTGTGCTTCAG GCCTCTGGACCCAACGTAGCTGCGGAGAAGGGACCATCTGGGACCAGCACAAGCTGACGTGCGACCACAACCGTGGTCAGTGCCGTCCAACAAGCCCAACCGTTCAGCCGACGTATCAACCAACATGGCGTCCAACTGCCTACCCACCAAATGAGGTTAAGAAGTGA